Proteins encoded in a region of the Myxococcus guangdongensis genome:
- a CDS encoding ComEA family DNA-binding protein has protein sequence MAGRTAALAIVALAVMGVGAVARWRWPDSRSALDCPPEAVRIRADGVATCGEGEEPTGAAALALGRRLDLNVATAEELALLPGVGASLARALVEARDAAGGFRSWEAVDEVPGVGEARLKTLQAATVLGSPPDAGPVW, from the coding sequence GTGGCGGGGCGGACGGCCGCGCTCGCCATCGTCGCGTTGGCGGTGATGGGTGTCGGGGCGGTGGCCCGCTGGCGCTGGCCGGATTCCCGGTCAGCGTTGGATTGTCCTCCGGAGGCGGTGCGGATTCGGGCGGACGGGGTGGCGACGTGTGGTGAGGGCGAGGAGCCCACGGGGGCGGCGGCGCTGGCGTTGGGGCGCAGGCTGGACCTGAACGTCGCCACGGCGGAGGAGCTGGCGTTGTTGCCGGGAGTAGGGGCTTCGCTCGCGCGGGCGCTGGTGGAGGCCCGGGATGCGGCGGGCGGGTTCCGGAGTTGGGAGGCGGTGGACGAGGTCCCCGGGGTGGGGGAAGCCCGGTTGAAGACCCTCCAGGCGGCCACGGTGTTGGGCTCGCCTCCGGATGCCGGGCCCGTGTGGTAA
- a CDS encoding tetratricopeptide repeat protein has product MTLNASGTSGASASTPASIGRTLTYGAVSDSAEAAPVPELPAESSTHLYGEASPSSDLFGAANAGTPVNRKTSVYGAATDAESRGVNLPPVELPGLGALAAAGGPGPSASEPAYRRGGVSLPPELLSANRESADLAASEPASSSRLWMGLLVAAGVLLAGVLAYPAWKNRDVDMPATAVTEKERASVLLRRDDASSRDQAIQSLKALTATHPKYTEAQAELVVALSLRLGELQAEAERLRNQGEILQRDIDNRATAQATVDWESRVNALKAQREDVIKAGGPLRIEIDRLRKEVDVLAEALEAAPEVEPTPALAARVKARALHAGVTAAPDALALAERLRNVEGAPKAWSTVARAEYVLSSGSPPDSVAQSVAELEALRQADGTLLRPYVLGARLALRQKDPAAARSLLDDVLALNKNHELARKLLEQVSASASQP; this is encoded by the coding sequence GTGACGCTCAACGCATCGGGGACCTCAGGCGCGAGCGCGTCCACGCCCGCCTCGATCGGGCGCACGCTCACGTACGGCGCCGTGTCCGACTCGGCCGAAGCAGCTCCCGTCCCCGAGCTCCCCGCCGAGAGCTCCACGCATCTGTACGGCGAGGCCTCGCCATCCAGCGACCTCTTCGGTGCCGCCAACGCCGGGACGCCCGTCAATCGCAAGACCTCCGTCTACGGCGCGGCCACCGACGCCGAGTCGCGCGGGGTGAACCTGCCTCCCGTCGAACTGCCTGGACTCGGCGCGCTCGCAGCGGCCGGTGGTCCCGGTCCCAGCGCCTCGGAGCCCGCCTACCGCCGAGGCGGCGTCTCCCTCCCTCCCGAGCTGCTGTCCGCGAACCGTGAGTCCGCCGACCTCGCGGCCTCGGAGCCCGCGAGCTCCTCGCGACTCTGGATGGGGCTGCTCGTGGCGGCTGGCGTGCTGCTGGCTGGAGTGCTCGCCTATCCCGCCTGGAAGAACCGCGACGTGGACATGCCGGCCACCGCGGTGACCGAGAAGGAGCGGGCCTCGGTCCTGCTGCGCCGGGACGACGCCTCCTCCAGAGACCAGGCCATCCAGAGCCTCAAGGCCCTGACGGCCACGCATCCCAAGTACACCGAGGCCCAGGCCGAGCTCGTCGTGGCGCTCTCGCTGCGCCTGGGCGAGCTCCAGGCCGAGGCCGAGCGGCTGCGAAACCAGGGCGAAATCCTCCAGCGCGACATCGACAACCGCGCCACCGCGCAGGCCACCGTCGACTGGGAGAGCCGCGTCAACGCCCTGAAGGCGCAGCGTGAGGACGTCATCAAGGCCGGCGGCCCCCTGCGCATCGAGATCGACCGGCTGCGCAAGGAAGTGGACGTCCTCGCCGAGGCCCTCGAGGCCGCCCCCGAGGTGGAGCCCACGCCGGCCCTGGCCGCGCGCGTGAAGGCCCGGGCCCTGCACGCCGGTGTGACGGCGGCGCCGGATGCCCTCGCGCTGGCCGAGCGTCTGCGCAATGTGGAAGGCGCCCCGAAGGCGTGGAGCACCGTGGCCCGCGCCGAGTACGTGCTCAGCTCGGGCTCTCCGCCGGACTCGGTGGCCCAGTCGGTGGCGGAGCTGGAGGCGCTCCGTCAGGCGGATGGCACCCTCCTGCGCCCCTACGTCCTGGGAGCCCGCCTGGCCCTGCGCCAGAAGGACCCGGCGGCGGCGCGTTCACTGTTGGACGACGTGCTGGCGCTCAACAAGAACCACGAGCTGGCGCGAAAGCTGCTCGAACAGGTCTCCGCGAGCGCCTCGCAGCCCTGA
- a CDS encoding glycosyltransferase family 2 protein codes for MAEVFFWCAALLLAHTYFLYPLSLFVLDGAAQVAQNIRAMRGGDARRELSRRRGPAPSVSLVVAAYNEASCIEQKLENSLAFDYPADRFEVLIGSDGSTDGTNERVLECRDERVRLSPAPRAGKTTVLNRCIPMAKGDIVVLSDANTMIEPDAIEKLVRHFDDPEVGAVCGKLRLYNPTKKDYEESAYWSYESLIKMYEGRRGAVVGANGGLYAIRRTLYTQLPPSTIVDDFVIPLRILEKGYKVAYEEKAVAHEETTEDYGKEFGRRARIAAGNFQSLRMVPGLLLPTAGFPAFAFWSHKLLRWCAPALMGVALLANLFLLDSLFYRATLFGQGLFYALAYLGKVGVLKRGAAKRVASVAYYFVTMNLAIVVGFWRFLRNSQRAAWDRTARAS; via the coding sequence ATGGCGGAGGTCTTCTTCTGGTGTGCCGCGCTGCTGCTGGCGCACACATATTTTCTCTACCCATTGAGCCTGTTCGTGCTGGATGGGGCGGCGCAGGTGGCGCAGAACATCCGGGCGATGCGAGGGGGGGACGCTCGCCGTGAGCTGTCGAGGAGACGTGGGCCCGCCCCGTCGGTGAGCCTGGTGGTCGCGGCGTACAACGAGGCGTCCTGCATCGAGCAGAAGCTCGAGAACAGCCTGGCCTTCGACTACCCGGCCGACCGGTTCGAGGTGCTCATCGGCTCGGATGGCTCCACCGACGGCACCAACGAGCGCGTGCTGGAGTGCCGGGACGAGCGCGTGCGCCTGTCACCCGCGCCCCGCGCGGGCAAGACGACGGTGCTCAACCGCTGCATCCCCATGGCCAAGGGCGACATCGTGGTCCTCTCGGACGCGAACACGATGATCGAACCCGACGCCATCGAGAAGCTGGTGCGCCACTTCGATGATCCGGAGGTCGGGGCGGTCTGCGGCAAGCTGCGCCTCTACAACCCGACGAAGAAGGACTACGAGGAGAGCGCGTACTGGAGCTACGAGTCCCTCATCAAGATGTACGAGGGGCGCCGGGGCGCGGTGGTGGGGGCCAACGGAGGCCTGTACGCCATCCGCCGCACGCTCTACACGCAGCTGCCGCCGTCCACCATCGTGGATGACTTCGTCATCCCGCTGCGCATCCTCGAGAAGGGCTACAAGGTCGCGTACGAGGAGAAGGCCGTCGCGCACGAGGAGACGACGGAGGACTACGGCAAGGAGTTCGGTCGCCGCGCGCGCATCGCCGCCGGCAACTTCCAGAGCCTGCGCATGGTGCCGGGGCTCCTGCTGCCCACCGCGGGCTTCCCCGCGTTCGCGTTCTGGTCGCACAAGCTCTTGCGCTGGTGCGCGCCCGCGCTGATGGGCGTGGCGCTGCTGGCGAACCTGTTCCTGCTCGACAGCCTGTTCTACCGCGCCACGCTCTTCGGCCAGGGCCTGTTCTACGCGCTGGCGTACCTGGGGAAGGTGGGCGTGCTCAAGCGGGGCGCGGCGAAGCGGGTGGCCTCGGTGGCCTACTACTTCGTCACCATGAACCTGGCCATCGTCGTGGGCTTCTGGCGCTTCCTGCGCAACTCGCAGCGCGCCGCGTGGGACCGCACCGCGCGCGCGTCCTGA
- a CDS encoding CHAP domain-containing protein, translating to MRWLTLMGMLSMLATGCATPSGRLEPWLDSYAVRYHSASPPAFPRESLSTPVAEAPPKKSAPAKAKTPARATASRPAKGKPAPPPVSTASLRPVSADARAKVLAAARSVVGKPQVTFDGRKYPSDCTGLIEGVYAQAGLSFRGTLKPGDNGVTALYRYARANGRVYEDGRPVPGDLVFFNETYDQNRDGRRNDGLTHVGIVDGVDDQGTVTVIHRVGRGVVRYRMNLARPHLPRDPKTGEVLNDLLRHPGPNKAPVLTGQLFAAYGSVLPASPPAKKKPAPIPVALR from the coding sequence ATGCGGTGGCTCACGCTGATGGGAATGCTCTCGATGCTCGCGACGGGCTGCGCCACCCCGTCCGGCCGGCTGGAGCCCTGGCTGGACTCGTACGCGGTCCGCTACCACTCGGCCTCGCCGCCGGCCTTCCCGCGCGAGTCGCTGTCCACGCCCGTGGCGGAGGCTCCGCCCAAGAAGTCCGCGCCGGCCAAGGCGAAGACGCCCGCGCGCGCCACCGCGTCCCGGCCGGCGAAGGGCAAGCCGGCCCCCCCCCCGGTGAGCACCGCGAGCCTGCGCCCTGTCTCGGCCGATGCGCGCGCGAAGGTCCTCGCCGCGGCGCGCTCGGTGGTGGGCAAGCCGCAGGTGACGTTCGACGGGCGCAAGTACCCGTCCGACTGCACGGGCCTCATCGAGGGCGTCTACGCGCAGGCGGGCCTGTCCTTCCGGGGCACGCTCAAGCCCGGGGACAACGGCGTCACCGCGCTGTACCGCTATGCCCGCGCGAATGGCCGCGTGTACGAGGACGGCCGGCCGGTACCCGGAGACCTGGTGTTCTTCAACGAGACGTATGACCAGAACCGGGATGGCCGCCGCAACGACGGCCTCACCCACGTGGGCATCGTCGACGGCGTGGATGACCAGGGCACCGTCACCGTCATCCACCGGGTGGGCCGGGGCGTGGTGCGCTACCGGATGAACCTGGCGCGCCCCCACCTGCCGAGAGATCCGAAGACGGGCGAGGTGCTCAACGATTTGCTGCGCCACCCCGGCCCGAACAAGGCCCCGGTGCTCACCGGCCAGCTCTTCGCGGCCTACGGCAGCGTGCTCCCCGCCAGCCCTCCGGCGAAGAAGAAGCCCGCGCCCATCCCCGTGGCCCTGCGCTGA
- a CDS encoding serine/threonine-protein kinase: MFSLRRVFPVLLLATGCLPNPYDRAASTDTVEGYRAFLRENPTHPDGDAAEARLEELEFEEAKRLHTVLAYKRFLEAYPEAPHSRTAKTLLEGLRFNAAKEADAVAAWKQFLQEHPDGAQRDEAKRLMLEAESRELATTEDPKRLAEYLREKPDDPRRLQVESRLDAQAFEQARGSGATKLFAYLKDFPAGVHREEARVLLLGLEVEGLLVSGLVDEAEARVKAHPLGPKLTDFPARLTRARAEQAALAHPDPLVRAAHVGHYLRDLEDLKRSLLAPDALDRWQAAEELGQHVSVRAVDPLLDALRSARNPLIRQNALESLRTVLTSLPRPVAEYEVASRLDALRERASSAEMYLTVAVLLDLSGQLPQASTEYQRAFDSGVPDPVVLRRWVDIREGRKQPFSAAVAARQLAVWALNVARDETVTTEGRVPLASARQLCAAAVNARFAQEAIARARSFSTEFPEDLAEFERRAEEARRLTEARLGDAELLLREQSPGVRTCSDRGVTERLEGGVKERTAALASVGTKLPQVGRVLLELARERDPSAQVREAASARLTAHKPAP, from the coding sequence ATGTTTTCACTCCGCCGAGTCTTCCCCGTCCTCCTGCTGGCCACCGGGTGCCTGCCCAATCCGTATGACCGCGCCGCCAGCACGGACACGGTGGAGGGCTATCGCGCCTTCCTGCGGGAGAACCCGACGCACCCGGATGGTGACGCCGCCGAGGCCCGGCTGGAGGAGCTGGAGTTCGAGGAGGCGAAGCGGCTGCACACGGTGCTCGCCTACAAGCGCTTCCTGGAGGCGTACCCCGAGGCGCCGCACTCGCGCACCGCGAAGACGCTGCTGGAGGGCCTGCGCTTCAACGCCGCGAAGGAGGCCGACGCCGTGGCCGCCTGGAAGCAGTTCCTCCAGGAGCACCCGGACGGCGCCCAGCGCGACGAGGCGAAGCGGCTGATGCTGGAGGCGGAGTCGCGCGAGCTGGCGACGACGGAGGACCCGAAGCGGCTGGCGGAGTACCTGCGCGAGAAGCCGGATGATCCACGCCGCCTCCAGGTCGAGTCACGGCTGGACGCGCAGGCCTTCGAGCAGGCCAGGGGCTCCGGCGCGACGAAGCTGTTCGCCTACCTGAAGGACTTCCCGGCCGGGGTGCACCGCGAGGAGGCGCGCGTGCTGCTCCTGGGGCTGGAGGTGGAGGGGCTGCTCGTCTCCGGCCTGGTGGACGAGGCCGAGGCGCGGGTGAAGGCGCATCCGCTGGGGCCCAAGCTCACGGACTTCCCCGCGCGACTGACGCGCGCCCGGGCCGAGCAGGCCGCGCTGGCGCATCCGGATCCGCTCGTCCGCGCCGCGCACGTGGGCCACTACCTGCGGGACCTGGAGGACCTGAAGCGCTCGCTCCTGGCTCCGGACGCGCTGGACCGCTGGCAGGCGGCCGAGGAGCTGGGTCAGCACGTCTCCGTGCGCGCGGTGGACCCGCTGCTGGACGCGCTGCGCTCGGCGCGAAACCCGTTGATCCGCCAGAACGCGCTGGAGTCGCTGCGCACGGTGCTCACGTCGCTGCCGCGTCCGGTGGCGGAGTACGAGGTGGCCTCCCGGCTGGACGCCCTGCGCGAGAGGGCCAGCAGCGCGGAGATGTACCTCACCGTCGCCGTCCTCCTGGACCTCTCCGGGCAGTTGCCGCAGGCCTCCACCGAGTACCAGCGCGCCTTCGACTCCGGGGTGCCGGACCCCGTGGTGCTGCGCCGCTGGGTGGACATCCGCGAGGGGCGCAAGCAGCCCTTCTCCGCCGCGGTGGCCGCGCGCCAGCTCGCCGTGTGGGCGCTGAACGTGGCCCGCGACGAGACGGTGACGACCGAGGGCCGCGTGCCCCTGGCCTCGGCGCGGCAGCTGTGCGCGGCGGCCGTCAACGCGAGATTCGCCCAGGAGGCCATCGCCCGCGCCCGCTCCTTCTCCACCGAGTTCCCCGAGGACCTGGCCGAGTTCGAGCGCCGCGCCGAGGAGGCCCGCCGCCTCACCGAGGCCCGGCTGGGCGACGCGGAGCTGCTCCTCCGGGAGCAGTCCCCCGGGGTGCGCACCTGCTCGGACCGCGGCGTCACCGAGCGGCTGGAGGGTGGGGTGAAGGAGCGCACCGCCGCCCTGGCCTCGGTGGGCACGAAGCTGCCCCAGGTGGGGCGGGTGCTGCTGGAGCTGGCCCGGGAGCGGGATCCTTCCGCCCAGGTCCGCGAGGCGGCCTCGGCCCGGCTGACGGCGCACAAGCCCGCGCCGTGA
- a CDS encoding ATP-dependent helicase produces the protein MVSPPTPRPLGPPSGPSRIDYARRLNEEQLRAVEADAGPVLVIAGAGSGKTRTLTFRAARRLEQGLSPDNLLLLTFTNKAAREMTRRLADLVGGFVDVGRVTGGTFHHVAHALLREHATALGYSERFTVLDRQDARDLMVSCLAERKLQSSRRFPRPELVLELVSLATNLQQAVSEVLVDRRPQFVPLAPEVLATAALYRQRKTRLHLMDFDDLLLNLKRLLVEQPRVRALLAERFHAVLVDEYQDTNSLQGELVDLLAGERRDLTVVGDDCQSIYSFRGADFANIMGFPERHPGCAVFTLTRNYRSTPEILQLANAAIAQNTQQFPKALVSERASGPRPLVVPTLDAAEQATWVAERIQALREKGQPLESMAVLYRAHNHGLELQLELTRRGLPFRVRSGVRFFEQPHVKDVLAHLRWVNNPRDELAFRRVVRAVPGVGPTTTERLWTSLRALPEHLSLEERLVHEDVRRHVSKKSLGAFERLTALMGRLGRPEATRDPGGLIEDVLAGGDAARLALESTPEDSREDDLRRLAELARRFEDLPRFLSELALVAEFAAKEALEGDAPGDMLTLTSVHQAKGLEWRSVFVLWLVDGRFPMSQATRSAEEEEEERRLFYVATTRARDSLALVYPLSVLPREGERIVLRPSRFLDELPTGEGGPYDRLVLPSTEAVRGVLPPPLGWNEPGPEGSEAED, from the coding sequence ATGGTCTCCCCGCCCACCCCCAGGCCGCTCGGTCCGCCGAGTGGCCCGTCGCGCATCGACTACGCCCGGCGCCTCAACGAGGAGCAGCTGCGCGCGGTGGAGGCCGACGCGGGGCCGGTGCTGGTCATCGCCGGCGCGGGCTCCGGCAAGACGCGCACGCTCACCTTCCGCGCCGCGCGCAGGCTGGAGCAGGGGCTCTCACCCGACAACCTCCTGCTGTTGACGTTCACCAACAAGGCCGCGCGCGAGATGACCCGGCGCCTGGCGGACCTGGTGGGCGGCTTCGTGGACGTGGGGCGCGTGACGGGCGGCACGTTCCATCACGTGGCGCACGCGCTGCTGCGCGAGCACGCGACGGCGCTGGGCTACTCGGAGCGCTTCACCGTGCTGGACCGGCAGGACGCCCGGGACCTCATGGTGAGCTGTCTGGCCGAGCGCAAGCTCCAGAGCAGCAGGCGCTTCCCCCGGCCGGAGCTGGTGCTGGAGCTGGTGTCGCTCGCCACCAACCTCCAGCAGGCCGTGTCGGAGGTGCTGGTGGACCGCCGGCCGCAGTTCGTCCCGCTGGCGCCGGAGGTGCTCGCCACGGCGGCGCTCTACCGTCAGCGCAAGACGCGGCTGCACCTGATGGACTTCGATGACCTGCTCCTCAACCTGAAGCGGCTGCTCGTCGAGCAACCCCGGGTCCGCGCCCTGCTCGCCGAGCGCTTCCACGCCGTGCTCGTGGACGAGTACCAGGACACCAACAGCCTCCAGGGCGAGCTGGTGGATCTGCTCGCGGGCGAGCGCCGGGATTTGACGGTGGTGGGGGACGACTGCCAGTCCATCTACAGCTTCCGGGGGGCGGACTTCGCCAACATCATGGGCTTCCCGGAGCGCCACCCCGGCTGCGCCGTCTTCACCCTCACCCGCAACTACCGCTCCACCCCGGAGATCCTCCAGCTCGCCAACGCCGCCATCGCCCAGAACACGCAACAGTTCCCCAAGGCCCTCGTCTCCGAGCGCGCGTCCGGACCCCGCCCTCTCGTCGTCCCCACGCTGGACGCGGCCGAACAGGCGACCTGGGTGGCCGAGCGCATCCAGGCGCTCCGGGAAAAGGGCCAACCCCTGGAGTCGATGGCCGTCCTCTACCGCGCCCACAACCACGGCCTGGAGCTCCAGCTCGAGCTGACCCGCCGGGGCCTGCCGTTCCGGGTGCGCTCCGGGGTGCGCTTCTTCGAGCAGCCCCACGTCAAGGACGTGCTGGCCCACCTGCGCTGGGTGAACAACCCCCGGGACGAGCTCGCGTTCCGCCGGGTGGTGCGCGCGGTGCCCGGCGTGGGACCCACCACGACGGAGCGCCTGTGGACCTCGCTGCGCGCCCTGCCCGAGCACCTGTCCCTGGAGGAGCGGCTGGTCCACGAGGACGTGCGGCGTCATGTCTCGAAGAAGTCGCTCGGGGCCTTCGAGCGGCTCACGGCGCTGATGGGGCGGCTGGGACGCCCGGAGGCCACGCGCGACCCGGGGGGGCTCATCGAGGACGTGCTGGCGGGTGGGGACGCGGCGCGGCTCGCCCTGGAGTCCACGCCCGAGGACAGCCGGGAGGACGACCTCCGGCGGCTGGCGGAGCTGGCCCGGCGGTTCGAGGACCTGCCGCGCTTCCTGTCGGAGCTGGCGCTGGTGGCCGAGTTCGCCGCCAAGGAGGCCCTGGAGGGTGATGCCCCCGGGGACATGCTGACCCTCACCTCCGTCCATCAGGCCAAGGGGCTGGAGTGGCGGAGCGTGTTCGTCCTCTGGCTGGTGGACGGGCGCTTCCCCATGTCCCAGGCGACTCGCTCGGCCGAGGAGGAAGAGGAGGAGCGCCGCCTGTTCTATGTGGCCACTACCCGGGCCCGGGACTCGCTGGCGCTGGTGTACCCCCTGTCCGTGCTGCCCCGGGAGGGGGAGCGCATCGTCCTGCGCCCGTCCCGCTTCCTGGACGAGCTGCCGACGGGGGAGGGGGGGCCGTATGATCGCCTGGTCCTGCCCTCCACGGAGGCGGTACGCGGGGTGTTACCACCCCCCCTGGGGTGGAACGAGCCGGGTCCGGAGGGCTCCGAGGCGGAGGACTGA
- a CDS encoding Hsp70 family protein: protein MADRPRIVGIDLGTTNTLVASVRNRIPKIVPTDRGNLILPTVVALSAKGDLLVGGVAKDQMVTNPRNTLWGTKRLIGRKYHSKSVEDLRGSFPYDIVEGSNGDAAVMMGGKLYSLPQVSSFVLSQLKTIAEQFLGGPIDAAVISVPAYYNDNQRQAVKEAGRLAGFDVKRIVNEPTAAALAYGFNRGLDQKVLVYDLGGGTFDVSVLHLAGNVFEVLATGGDTFLGGADFDTRIMEYVLERFREETKVDLTENPIALQRIKNAAEAAKIDLTLIPNVVIDLPFIDERKGKPVDLRIPLTREFLNSLTGDLVDRTFEICDRVLEEKGIARSDIDEIILVGGQSRMPLVQQKIQAHFGKPPRKGVHPDECVALGAALLGDSLGSIDAVTLLDAVSMPIGYALPNGRVKRIIEKNSLIPMVKSFRLPPPKEPGSAYIELDIFQGDSDLMVDNEYLGTVRVPSAAAGRKIDFRLTEECLLQVTVEEASGTPRRVDLATRDTPEQLKRALSDVLRNNVDHQPVASGSNAASDDERGLLSSIKRVFRRG from the coding sequence ATGGCGGACAGACCTCGCATCGTCGGGATTGACCTGGGCACCACCAACACGCTGGTGGCGTCCGTGCGCAACCGCATCCCGAAGATCGTCCCCACGGATCGCGGCAACCTCATCCTCCCCACCGTCGTCGCCCTGTCGGCCAAGGGGGACCTCCTGGTGGGCGGGGTGGCCAAGGACCAGATGGTCACCAACCCCCGCAACACGCTGTGGGGGACCAAGCGCCTCATCGGCCGCAAGTACCACTCCAAGTCGGTCGAGGACCTGCGGGGCTCGTTCCCCTACGACATCGTCGAGGGCTCCAACGGGGACGCCGCGGTGATGATGGGCGGCAAGCTCTACTCGCTGCCCCAGGTCTCCAGCTTCGTGCTGTCCCAGCTGAAGACCATCGCGGAGCAGTTCCTGGGCGGCCCCATCGACGCGGCCGTCATCTCCGTCCCGGCCTACTACAACGACAACCAGCGCCAGGCGGTGAAGGAGGCGGGCAGGCTCGCCGGCTTCGACGTCAAGCGCATCGTCAACGAGCCCACCGCGGCGGCGCTCGCGTACGGCTTCAACCGGGGCCTGGACCAGAAGGTCCTCGTCTACGATCTGGGCGGCGGCACCTTCGACGTCTCCGTGCTGCACCTGGCCGGCAACGTCTTCGAGGTCCTGGCGACGGGCGGCGACACCTTCCTGGGCGGCGCGGACTTCGACACCCGCATCATGGAGTACGTGCTGGAGCGCTTCCGGGAGGAGACCAAGGTCGACCTCACCGAGAACCCCATCGCCCTGCAGCGCATCAAGAACGCCGCCGAGGCGGCGAAGATCGACCTGACGCTCATCCCCAACGTCGTCATCGACCTGCCCTTCATCGACGAGCGCAAGGGCAAGCCGGTGGACCTGCGCATCCCCCTGACGCGCGAGTTCCTCAACAGCCTCACCGGCGACCTGGTGGACCGCACCTTCGAGATCTGCGATCGCGTGCTCGAGGAGAAGGGCATCGCCCGCTCGGACATCGATGAGATCATCCTCGTCGGTGGCCAGAGCCGCATGCCGCTCGTGCAGCAGAAGATCCAGGCGCACTTCGGCAAGCCGCCCCGCAAGGGCGTGCACCCCGACGAGTGCGTGGCGCTGGGCGCGGCGCTCCTGGGGGACTCGCTGGGCAGCATCGACGCGGTGACGCTGCTGGACGCGGTGTCCATGCCCATCGGCTACGCGCTGCCCAACGGCCGCGTGAAGCGCATCATCGAGAAGAACTCGCTCATCCCCATGGTGAAGAGCTTCCGCCTGCCTCCGCCGAAGGAGCCGGGCTCGGCCTACATCGAGCTCGACATCTTCCAGGGGGACAGCGACCTGATGGTGGACAACGAGTACCTGGGCACCGTCCGGGTCCCGTCCGCCGCGGCCGGCAGGAAGATCGACTTCCGCCTCACCGAGGAGTGTCTGCTCCAGGTGACGGTGGAGGAGGCCAGCGGCACCCCGCGCCGGGTGGACCTGGCCACGCGCGACACCCCCGAGCAGCTCAAGCGGGCGCTCTCGGATGTCCTGCGCAACAACGTGGACCATCAGCCCGTGGCGAGCGGCTCCAACGCCGCCAGCGATGACGAGCGGGGCCTGCTCTCCAGCATCAAGAGAGTCTTCCGAAGAGGATAG
- a CDS encoding SCP2 sterol-binding domain-containing protein: protein MAKFPSKEWLDEAVRLTNEDPECAVAGRGWKGDFGAIIEAEPGKLAKSFVVHVVPGDCRIEKARVLADPDDLDELEPVYLARAPYTVWKQLLQGTLDPVEAVLKRRISMKGDLQPLIERMKYKGIADRVFAKLQTQYIDEP, encoded by the coding sequence ATGGCGAAGTTCCCGTCGAAGGAGTGGCTGGACGAAGCGGTCCGGCTCACGAACGAGGACCCCGAGTGCGCCGTCGCCGGCAGGGGATGGAAGGGCGACTTCGGGGCCATCATCGAGGCCGAGCCCGGCAAGCTGGCGAAGTCCTTCGTGGTGCATGTCGTCCCGGGCGACTGCCGAATCGAGAAGGCCCGCGTGCTCGCGGATCCGGACGACCTGGACGAGCTGGAGCCCGTCTATCTGGCCCGCGCCCCGTACACCGTCTGGAAGCAGCTGCTGCAGGGCACGTTGGACCCCGTGGAGGCGGTGCTCAAGCGCCGCATCTCCATGAAGGGCGACCTGCAGCCGCTCATCGAGCGCATGAAGTACAAGGGCATCGCGGACCGCGTCTTCGCGAAGCTGCAGACGCAGTACATCGACGAGCCGTAG
- a CDS encoding TerC family protein, whose protein sequence is MEPLQTVGSPALWGGFIAFVIAMLALDLGVFHRKAHTVSFKEALGWSTVWISLALLFNAGLWWKFGGKPGLEFLTGYLIEKSLSVDNIFVFVVIFSAMRIPALYQHRVLFWGILSALVLRAIMIFAGVAMLERFHWLIYVFGAFLILTGLKLFVQRNKEDHPEDGWMMRMLRKSIPSTTRFDGHHFFTVENGRRLATPLLMALILVEASDILFALDSIPAIFAVTRDPFIVFTSNIFAILGLRSLFFLLAGAVEKFSYLKVGLSGVLVFVGAKMALIDFVKIHPAISLGVIATLLGASIVASLIKAKNLPPQPHAPEAGADTLVKPSES, encoded by the coding sequence ATGGAACCTCTACAAACCGTCGGCAGTCCCGCCCTGTGGGGCGGCTTCATTGCCTTCGTCATCGCGATGCTCGCCCTGGACCTCGGCGTCTTCCACCGGAAGGCCCACACGGTCAGCTTCAAGGAAGCGCTGGGCTGGAGCACGGTGTGGATCAGCCTGGCGCTGCTGTTCAACGCGGGGCTCTGGTGGAAGTTCGGAGGCAAGCCCGGGCTGGAGTTCCTCACCGGCTACCTCATCGAGAAGTCGCTCTCCGTCGACAACATCTTCGTCTTCGTCGTCATCTTCTCGGCGATGCGCATCCCCGCGCTGTACCAGCACCGGGTGCTCTTCTGGGGCATCCTCAGCGCACTGGTCCTGCGGGCCATCATGATCTTCGCCGGCGTGGCCATGCTGGAGCGCTTCCACTGGCTCATCTACGTCTTCGGCGCCTTCCTCATCCTCACGGGCCTGAAGCTCTTCGTGCAGCGCAACAAGGAGGACCACCCGGAGGACGGGTGGATGATGCGGATGCTGCGCAAGAGCATCCCCTCCACGACGCGCTTCGACGGGCATCACTTCTTCACGGTGGAGAACGGCCGCCGGCTGGCCACGCCGCTGCTCATGGCGCTCATCCTGGTGGAGGCGTCGGACATCCTCTTCGCGCTGGACTCCATCCCCGCCATCTTCGCGGTGACGCGAGATCCCTTCATCGTCTTCACGTCCAACATCTTCGCCATCCTGGGCCTGCGCTCGCTGTTCTTCCTGCTGGCCGGCGCGGTGGAGAAGTTCAGCTACCTGAAGGTGGGCCTGTCGGGCGTGCTCGTCTTCGTGGGCGCGAAGATGGCGTTGATCGACTTCGTGAAGATCCACCCGGCCATCTCGCTGGGCGTCATCGCCACGCTGCTGGGCGCCAGCATCGTCGCCTCGCTCATCAAGGCGAAGAACCTGCCGCCGCAGCCGCACGCGCCGGAGGCTGGCGCGGACACGTTGGTCAAACCGTCGGAGAGCTGA